A genomic region of Dehalococcoidia bacterium contains the following coding sequences:
- a CDS encoding heme-copper oxidase subunit III — MTGTTSVHAAQGTHSRLAINRIGLWLFFLSESFLFAALLSSRFYLQGAARPLELNQTLGFAISIVLLLSSLTAYRAEMGATCGDQKLFRRNILYTIGFGLLFVAGVIVEWYEAFHFFPPSTIFGTVFFTLTGVHAFHVLTGIVLLAIIYFLGKSGRFTRGNSWGAEAAVKYWHFVDVAWVFIYPTLYLVS; from the coding sequence ATGACCGGAACGACCTCCGTCCACGCGGCCCAAGGCACCCATAGCCGACTGGCCATCAACCGCATCGGCCTCTGGCTCTTCTTCCTGTCGGAGAGCTTCCTCTTCGCGGCGCTTTTGTCCAGCCGCTTCTACCTGCAGGGCGCGGCCCGGCCTCTGGAGCTCAACCAGACCCTGGGGTTCGCCATCTCCATCGTCCTGCTGTTGAGCAGCCTCACCGCCTACCGCGCGGAAATGGGGGCCACCTGCGGCGACCAGAAACTTTTCCGCCGGAATATCCTCTACACCATCGGTTTTGGCCTGCTCTTCGTCGCGGGCGTCATCGTCGAATGGTACGAAGCCTTCCACTTCTTCCCGCCGTCCACCATCTTCGGAACGGTCTTCTTCACGCTCACCGGCGTCCACGCGTTCCACGTCCTCACCGGCATCGTCCTGCTGGCCATCATCTATTTTCTGGGCAAGTCGGGGCGCTTCACCCGCGGGAACTCCTGGGGAGCTGAGGCTGCGGTCAAGTACTGGCACTTTGTTGACGTGGCGTGGGTGTTCATCTACCCCACGCTGTACTTGGTCAGCTAG
- the uvrC gene encoding excinuclease ABC subunit UvrC, whose amino-acid sequence MTTERLQERVASLPARPGVYIMKDETGRVIYVGKAASLRNRVRSYFGAQSPLDSPKTGQLVAHVADLEYIVTGSDAEALILENTLIKQHKPHYNVRLKDDKTYPYLKIDLADPFPRIFITRRMEKDGGRYFGPFASAGSVRKTLDLLKRLFPYRSCTKTITGADPRPCLEYYIHRCVAPCVGLADREQYRKVIDDVIKFLEGRADQVLDDLRARMEEASERLEFERAATLRDQVRAVERVIQEQKEVSMRMVDEDVIALARARDEAYVQVFFIRSGKIIGRDHFVVQGVQGESDTSVMGSFIKQYYHAASFVPPTILAQVIPDERTDIEAWLTSQRGGRVHIEAPQRGSKRRLVRMVAENAKEGLAQARVSFLTDADALAQALDELGEHLELPRAPRRIECYDISNIQGTNAVGSMVVFEDGKPKRAHYRRFRIKTVPGPNDYAMMQEMLRRRFKHLAPALSAVEGPPVVGVEGEGHAPARTATKEKADESFGVLPDLVLIDGGKGHLAAAQDVLLDMGLAGLPVAGIAKEQEEIFVPHRTESILLPRSSPALQLVQRLRDEAHRFAITYHRNLRSATGIRSLMDDVTGIGPKRKRMLLRRFGSVQAIREAPVEEIAAVPGMTLRLARKLKESL is encoded by the coding sequence ATGACCACCGAGCGGCTCCAGGAGCGCGTCGCCAGTCTGCCCGCACGGCCCGGCGTCTACATCATGAAGGACGAGACGGGCCGCGTCATCTACGTGGGCAAGGCCGCCAGCCTGCGCAACCGCGTCCGCTCCTACTTCGGTGCTCAGTCTCCCCTGGACTCGCCCAAGACGGGCCAACTCGTGGCGCACGTCGCCGACCTGGAGTACATCGTCACCGGCAGCGACGCCGAGGCGCTCATCCTGGAAAACACCCTCATCAAGCAGCACAAACCCCACTACAACGTCCGGCTCAAGGACGACAAGACCTACCCCTACCTGAAGATTGACCTCGCCGATCCCTTTCCGCGCATCTTCATTACGCGGCGCATGGAGAAGGACGGCGGCCGGTACTTCGGCCCCTTCGCCAGCGCGGGCTCCGTACGCAAGACCCTGGACCTGCTCAAGCGGCTGTTCCCCTACCGCTCGTGTACCAAGACGATCACCGGCGCCGACCCGCGCCCGTGCCTGGAGTACTACATCCACCGCTGCGTGGCGCCGTGCGTTGGCCTGGCCGACAGGGAGCAGTACCGCAAGGTCATTGACGATGTCATCAAGTTCCTGGAGGGGAGGGCCGACCAGGTGCTTGACGACCTGCGCGCGCGCATGGAGGAGGCCTCCGAGCGGCTTGAGTTCGAGCGCGCCGCCACCCTGCGCGACCAGGTCCGCGCCGTGGAGCGCGTCATCCAGGAGCAAAAGGAAGTCTCCATGCGCATGGTGGACGAGGATGTGATCGCCCTGGCGCGCGCCCGCGACGAGGCCTACGTGCAGGTCTTCTTCATCCGGTCGGGCAAAATCATCGGCCGGGACCACTTCGTCGTGCAAGGCGTCCAGGGCGAAAGCGACACCAGCGTTATGGGCAGCTTCATCAAGCAGTACTACCACGCGGCGTCGTTCGTCCCGCCGACCATCCTGGCGCAGGTCATTCCCGACGAGAGGACGGACATCGAGGCGTGGCTGACATCGCAGCGGGGCGGCCGCGTCCACATCGAGGCGCCGCAGCGCGGCAGCAAGCGCAGGCTGGTGCGGATGGTCGCCGAGAACGCGAAGGAGGGACTCGCCCAGGCGCGGGTGAGCTTCCTCACCGACGCCGACGCGCTGGCCCAGGCGCTGGACGAGTTGGGCGAGCACCTGGAACTGCCGCGCGCGCCCCGGCGCATCGAGTGCTACGACATCTCCAACATCCAGGGGACCAACGCCGTGGGGAGCATGGTCGTCTTCGAGGACGGCAAGCCCAAGCGCGCGCACTACCGCCGCTTCAGAATCAAGACGGTGCCCGGCCCCAACGACTACGCCATGATGCAGGAGATGCTGCGTCGCCGGTTCAAGCACCTCGCGCCCGCCCTGAGCGCGGTCGAAGGGCCGCCCGTCGTCGGCGTCGAAGGCGAAGGTCACGCGCCCGCGCGCACGGCGACGAAGGAGAAGGCGGACGAGTCCTTCGGCGTCCTGCCCGACCTGGTGCTGATTGACGGCGGCAAGGGCCATCTGGCGGCGGCCCAGGACGTCCTGCTGGACATGGGCCTGGCGGGGCTGCCCGTGGCAGGCATCGCGAAGGAGCAGGAGGAGATATTCGTGCCGCATCGGACGGAGTCCATCCTTCTGCCGCGCAGCTCGCCCGCGCTGCAGCTCGTCCAGCGCCTGCGCGACGAGGCGCACCGCTTCGCCATCACCTACCACCGCAACCTGCGCTCGGCGACGGGCATCCGCAGCCTGATGGACGACGTGACCGGCATCGGCCCCAAGCGCAAGCGCATGCTCCTGCGCCGGTTCGGCAGCGTGCAGGCCATCCGCGAGGCGCCTGTAGAGGAGATAGCCGCGGTGCCAGGGATGACGCTGCGGCTGGCGCGAAAGCTCAAGGAGAGTCTGTAG